In Sphingobacterium sp. SRCM116780, the genomic stretch TTTAGAAGATGTCAATAGAAAAAGCGGACAAGAAATTTGGGCGATATTATTTAGACTCCTTTAAACGGGAAGTGGTATCCGAGGTTGAACGTGAAGGGAATTTAGCTTTAGTCTGTAGCCGTCATGGAATAAGTTATAAATCTATACATACCTGGTTGAAACAATATGGGAGTATTTCTTATCAACAGAATAAGATTAAACTACGTAGCCTTTGCGAACGGGAGGGTATAGCCAGGGAGATCGTTTCGGGCCATATCAGTATAGAGGAGGCGATGCTGAAATATAATGCGAGGAATCGTGATACAGTGAATATGTGGATCCGTCATTATAAACTCAGGCAGCAGGAACTGATAGATTTATTGCCTGCTGAGATCCCCTCAGCAGAGAGAGAATTTGTATCCTCTAATATTGCCACCGATGCTTTAAAGCTGGCGGAGCTGAAAATCAGGTCACTGGAAATAATGCTTGATATTGCAAGTAAAGAATTCCATGTGGACATCAGAAAAAAGTTTGGGGCCAAACCGTGATCACGCTCCGGTTACAGGAACCGGATGTAAGTGTTAAAAC encodes the following:
- a CDS encoding transposase — protein: MSIEKADKKFGRYYLDSFKREVVSEVEREGNLALVCSRHGISYKSIHTWLKQYGSISYQQNKIKLRSLCEREGIAREIVSGHISIEEAMLKYNARNRDTVNMWIRHYKLRQQELIDLLPAEIPSAEREFVSSNIATDALKLAELKIRSLEIMLDIASKEFHVDIRKKFGAKP